The following are from one region of the Ptychodera flava strain L36383 unplaced genomic scaffold, AS_Pfla_20210202 Scaffold_113__1_contigs__length_234537_pilon, whole genome shotgun sequence genome:
- the LOC139126647 gene encoding tolloid-like protein 1 isoform X1 codes for MVEEKRRVQWLNGSPKVFTRPKVRDRYNTMRADNAICLAALIKLLCAVSGSEAETCPTLPCENNGRCVQNGTSYECVCAPGFIGKYCHDVECKERKIINTATDVKSPFYPKDYPIYKICEYSYETGLEQLIMLNSSDFELEMSEGCTEDYLSVFDGSDETGPHLGTYCGNKIQAPITTTGRRIFLKFRSDGSITAKGFHLVVTPIQDDGTPLSTRTDYTVQEDDETKARGGKLYSHRDYPNGSELVNENYELEIRNDRVYNQTYVKFTDITFSEMIDQDPECNIESYTGRHGSDINDGFAVKVNGVEECCQLCNESDGCVSYGFDTRNKNCWLKDAMPRPTDSPDFHSGIITPCDNRLEMIKIFSDGKLIGIVCQGHHGNGFVSSGRITLEMHISDAIQSEKGFKGIYTLFYMSDGNGKCRNENDYRCNNGRCIPKYLRDDYRDHSGKASRITSASVVLVSVIVSILVDDLHFR; via the exons ATGGTAGAAGAGAAGAGAAGAGTTCAATGGCTCAATGGCTCCCCCAAAGTGTTTACACGACCGAAAGTGCGAG ACCGATATAATACGATGAGAGCGGATAATGCAATCTGCCTTGCTGCTCTGATCAAACTACTTTGTGCAGTATCAG GTAGCGAAGCCGAGACATGCCCTACACTACCCTGTGAAAATAACGGGAGGTGTGTACAGAATGGAACGTCATACGAATGTGTCTGTGCCCCCGGATTCATTGGAAAATACTGCCATGATG TTGAATGCAAAGAACGAAAAATCATTAATACCGCCACAGATGTCAAATCACCTTTTTACCCAAAAGATTACCCGATCTACAAAATATGTGAATATTCCTACGAAACGGGATTGGAACAACTTATAATG CTGAACTCATCAGATTTTGAGTTGGAAATGTCAGAGGGATGTACTGAAGACTACCTGTCAGTGTTCGACGGAAGTGACGAAACTGGTCCGCATCTCGGTACATATTGTGGGAACAAGATTCAAGCACCCATCACAACGACTGGACGGCGAATATTCCTAAAGTTCAGATCAGACGGGTCGATCACTGCCAAGGGTTTCCATTTGGTAGTCACGCCAATTCAAGATGATGGTACACCCTTATCAACGAGGACTGATTACACAG TCCAAGAAGATGATGAAACAAAAGCGAGAGGTGGTAAACTGTATTCACACCGAGACTACCCGAACGGTTCCGAACTAGTGAATGAAAATTACGAGCTCGAGATCAGGAACGATAGAGTGTACAATCAAACATATGTGAAATTTACAGATATCACTTTTTCTGAGATGATCGATCAAG ATCCGGAATGCAACATAGAATCTTACACCGGAAGGCATGGCTCAGACATAAACGATGGATTTGCTGTGAAGGTCAACGGAGTGGAAGAATGCTGCCAGCTTTGTAATGAAAGTGATGGATGCGTCTCTTACGGTTTTGATACCAGAAATAAGAATTGCTGGTTGAAGGACGCCATGCCCCGGCCAACGGATTCACCGGATTTCCACTCAG GTATCATTACACCATGTGACAATAGATTGGAAATGATAAAGATCTTCAGTGATGGTAAACTGATAGGCATAGTGTGCCAGGGGCATCATGGGAATGGCTTCGTCTCAAGCGGCAGAATTACACTTGAAATGCACATCAGTGACGCTATTCAAAGCGAAAAGGGATTCAAAGGAATTTATACACTGTTCTACATGTCAG ATGGCAATGGAAAGTGCAGGAATGAGAACGACTACCGGTGCAACAATGGACGGTGTATTCCCAAATATCTCAGAGACGACTATCGTGACCACAGTGGGAAAGCCTCGCGCATTACAAGTGCTTCAGTTG TACTTGTGTCGGTGATTGTTTCGATTCTGGTCGATGATTTGCACTTTCGATGA
- the LOC139126647 gene encoding uncharacterized protein isoform X2, with product MRADNAICLAALIKLLCAVSGSEAETCPTLPCENNGRCVQNGTSYECVCAPGFIGKYCHDVECKERKIINTATDVKSPFYPKDYPIYKICEYSYETGLEQLIMLNSSDFELEMSEGCTEDYLSVFDGSDETGPHLGTYCGNKIQAPITTTGRRIFLKFRSDGSITAKGFHLVVTPIQDDGTPLSTRTDYTVQEDDETKARGGKLYSHRDYPNGSELVNENYELEIRNDRVYNQTYVKFTDITFSEMIDQDPECNIESYTGRHGSDINDGFAVKVNGVEECCQLCNESDGCVSYGFDTRNKNCWLKDAMPRPTDSPDFHSGIITPCDNRLEMIKIFSDGKLIGIVCQGHHGNGFVSSGRITLEMHISDAIQSEKGFKGIYTLFYMSDGNGKCRNENDYRCNNGRCIPKYLRDDYRDHSGKASRITSASVVLVSVIVSILVDDLHFR from the exons ATGAGAGCGGATAATGCAATCTGCCTTGCTGCTCTGATCAAACTACTTTGTGCAGTATCAG GTAGCGAAGCCGAGACATGCCCTACACTACCCTGTGAAAATAACGGGAGGTGTGTACAGAATGGAACGTCATACGAATGTGTCTGTGCCCCCGGATTCATTGGAAAATACTGCCATGATG TTGAATGCAAAGAACGAAAAATCATTAATACCGCCACAGATGTCAAATCACCTTTTTACCCAAAAGATTACCCGATCTACAAAATATGTGAATATTCCTACGAAACGGGATTGGAACAACTTATAATG CTGAACTCATCAGATTTTGAGTTGGAAATGTCAGAGGGATGTACTGAAGACTACCTGTCAGTGTTCGACGGAAGTGACGAAACTGGTCCGCATCTCGGTACATATTGTGGGAACAAGATTCAAGCACCCATCACAACGACTGGACGGCGAATATTCCTAAAGTTCAGATCAGACGGGTCGATCACTGCCAAGGGTTTCCATTTGGTAGTCACGCCAATTCAAGATGATGGTACACCCTTATCAACGAGGACTGATTACACAG TCCAAGAAGATGATGAAACAAAAGCGAGAGGTGGTAAACTGTATTCACACCGAGACTACCCGAACGGTTCCGAACTAGTGAATGAAAATTACGAGCTCGAGATCAGGAACGATAGAGTGTACAATCAAACATATGTGAAATTTACAGATATCACTTTTTCTGAGATGATCGATCAAG ATCCGGAATGCAACATAGAATCTTACACCGGAAGGCATGGCTCAGACATAAACGATGGATTTGCTGTGAAGGTCAACGGAGTGGAAGAATGCTGCCAGCTTTGTAATGAAAGTGATGGATGCGTCTCTTACGGTTTTGATACCAGAAATAAGAATTGCTGGTTGAAGGACGCCATGCCCCGGCCAACGGATTCACCGGATTTCCACTCAG GTATCATTACACCATGTGACAATAGATTGGAAATGATAAAGATCTTCAGTGATGGTAAACTGATAGGCATAGTGTGCCAGGGGCATCATGGGAATGGCTTCGTCTCAAGCGGCAGAATTACACTTGAAATGCACATCAGTGACGCTATTCAAAGCGAAAAGGGATTCAAAGGAATTTATACACTGTTCTACATGTCAG ATGGCAATGGAAAGTGCAGGAATGAGAACGACTACCGGTGCAACAATGGACGGTGTATTCCCAAATATCTCAGAGACGACTATCGTGACCACAGTGGGAAAGCCTCGCGCATTACAAGTGCTTCAGTTG TACTTGTGTCGGTGATTGTTTCGATTCTGGTCGATGATTTGCACTTTCGATGA